In Arcobacter sp. F2176, a single window of DNA contains:
- the rlmB gene encoding 23S rRNA (guanosine(2251)-2'-O)-methyltransferase RlmB, whose amino-acid sequence MIIYGKQIVLYVLDNHPSIIEEVMFSKELDKKIFSKFLKLGKKIIRLDNKKAQSLAKGGNHQGFFLKLKEEFDYTPINEMKQNNFIVVLDGLTDVGNIGAITRTAYALGVDGIVAAGVKSLNESGVIRTSSGAMLDMPFSLYPNSLDLANELKQCGYALIGATMNGTDLKKYGTITKEDKVALFLGSEGEGLSNKIISKLDLKVSIGMENNFDSLNVSVAAGILIYNLMK is encoded by the coding sequence ATGATAATATATGGCAAACAAATAGTTTTATACGTTTTAGACAATCACCCTTCAATCATTGAAGAGGTTATGTTTTCTAAAGAATTAGATAAAAAGATTTTTTCAAAGTTTTTAAAACTTGGTAAAAAAATAATCAGACTTGATAACAAAAAAGCCCAATCTTTGGCAAAAGGTGGGAATCATCAAGGATTTTTTCTAAAACTTAAAGAAGAGTTCGATTACACTCCAATAAACGAAATGAAACAAAACAATTTTATAGTAGTACTTGATGGTCTTACAGATGTAGGTAACATAGGAGCAATTACAAGAACTGCTTATGCACTTGGAGTAGATGGAATAGTTGCAGCTGGAGTAAAATCTCTTAATGAATCAGGGGTTATACGAACTAGTTCTGGTGCTATGCTTGACATGCCCTTTTCTTTGTATCCCAACTCTTTGGATCTTGCAAATGAGCTAAAGCAGTGTGGTTATGCACTTATTGGTGCAACTATGAATGGGACAGATTTAAAAAAATATGGAACGATAACAAAAGAAGATAAAGTTGCTCTTTTCTTAGGAAGTGAAGGGGAAGGTTTATCTAATAAAATTATTAGTAAATTGGATTTAAAAGTATCAATTGGTATGGAAAATAATTTTGATTCTTTAAATGTATCTGTTGCAGCTGGTATTTTAATATATAATTTAATGAAATAA
- a CDS encoding LL-diaminopimelate aminotransferase, translating into MFPEIEFERMKRLPNYVFAEVNNIKMEARRKGEDIIDFSMGNPDGPAPQHITDKLKETADKPKNHGYSASAGIYKLRLAICNWYKRKYGVDYLDPNKHAVATMGSKEGYVHLVQAIVNVGDVAVVPDPTYPIHSYAFMLAGGCIHNFELPFGRDFKVDEDEFFVRLNKTLRESIPKVKYVVVNFPHNPTCATVRPEFYQRLVDLAKKERFYIISDIAYADITFDGYVTPSIFQAEGALDVAVESFTLSKSYNMAGWRVGFIVGNEKLVGALKRIKSWLDYGMFTPIQVAATIALDGPQECVKQHTEKYHYRRNVMIEAFKDAGWNMDIPNASMFIWAKIPEKAAHLGSMEFSKQLLTEAKVAVSPGIGFGQYGDQYVRIALIENEKRIRQAAKNIKKYLNSL; encoded by the coding sequence GTGTTCCCAGAAATTGAATTTGAAAGAATGAAAAGACTTCCAAACTATGTGTTTGCAGAAGTAAATAATATAAAAATGGAAGCTAGAAGAAAAGGTGAAGATATCATAGATTTCTCAATGGGAAATCCAGATGGTCCAGCACCTCAACATATAACTGACAAGTTAAAAGAAACAGCTGATAAACCAAAAAATCATGGTTATAGTGCAAGTGCAGGTATTTATAAACTAAGACTTGCTATTTGTAATTGGTATAAAAGAAAATATGGTGTTGATTATTTAGACCCAAATAAACATGCAGTTGCTACAATGGGAAGTAAAGAGGGATATGTTCACTTAGTACAAGCTATTGTAAATGTTGGTGATGTCGCAGTAGTTCCAGATCCTACATATCCTATTCACTCATATGCTTTTATGCTAGCTGGTGGATGTATTCATAATTTTGAATTACCATTTGGTAGAGACTTTAAAGTTGATGAAGATGAATTCTTTGTAAGATTAAATAAAACATTAAGAGAGTCAATACCAAAAGTTAAATATGTAGTAGTAAATTTTCCACACAATCCAACTTGTGCAACAGTTAGACCTGAGTTTTATCAAAGATTAGTTGATCTTGCAAAAAAAGAGAGATTTTATATTATCTCTGATATTGCATACGCTGATATTACTTTTGATGGATATGTTACTCCATCTATTTTCCAAGCTGAGGGTGCTTTAGATGTTGCTGTTGAATCATTTACTTTAAGTAAATCTTATAACATGGCAGGATGGAGAGTTGGGTTTATTGTTGGAAATGAAAAACTAGTAGGGGCTTTAAAAAGAATCAAATCATGGCTTGATTATGGTATGTTTACACCTATTCAAGTAGCTGCAACTATTGCACTTGATGGACCACAAGAGTGTGTTAAACAACATACAGAAAAGTACCATTATAGAAGAAATGTTATGATTGAAGCTTTTAAAGATGCTGGATGGAATATGGATATACCAAATGCATCTATGTTTATTTGGGCAAAAATCCCTGAAAAAGCTGCACACTTAGGAAGTATGGAGTTCTCTAAACAACTTCTTACAGAAGCCAAAGTGGCAGTAAGTCCTGGTATTGGATTTGGTCAATATGGAGACCAATATGTAAGAATTGCTTTAATTGAAAATGAAAAAAGAATTAGACAAGCAGCAAAAAATATAAAGAAATATTTAAATAGTTTATAG
- a CDS encoding homoserine dehydrogenase, which produces MLKIAIIGVGTVGASVANILKDNKDIITSRAGIEIVPTIGVVNDLNKKRDVTIELTDDLDKALNDDSIDIIVELMGGVERPYEIIKRALLKGKPVVTANKALLAYHRYDLEKLAGDIPFEYEAAVAGGIPIINALRDGLSANNIESIRGILNGTCNYMLTRMINNGVDYDSILRESQELGYAEADPTFDVGGFDAAHKLLILASIAYDVDAKPEDILIEGIQDIDTPDIDFANEFNYSIKLLAIAKRVGKQIELRVHPAFIPKSEMIAKVDGVMNGISVIGDKVGETMYYGPGAGGNATASAVIANIVDIARRGKGAPMLGFEFDYKANLTIMPKDEIETKYYLRLRIEDKVGVLAKVTKILGEHEISIEKMIQKPYNTTCAHLLLSTHVCIEKNINKALKEIENSGVATTKPVMIRIED; this is translated from the coding sequence ATGTTAAAAATCGCAATTATTGGTGTAGGAACTGTTGGAGCAAGTGTTGCAAATATATTAAAAGATAATAAAGATATTATTACTTCGCGTGCTGGAATTGAAATTGTTCCTACTATTGGTGTTGTAAATGATTTAAACAAAAAAAGAGATGTAACTATTGAATTAACAGATGATTTAGATAAAGCTTTAAATGATGATTCTATTGATATCATTGTTGAACTTATGGGTGGTGTTGAAAGACCATACGAAATCATTAAAAGAGCGCTATTAAAAGGTAAACCAGTAGTTACAGCTAATAAAGCTCTTCTTGCATATCATAGATATGATTTAGAAAAACTAGCTGGTGATATTCCATTTGAATATGAAGCAGCAGTTGCTGGTGGGATTCCTATTATCAATGCTTTAAGGGATGGATTATCTGCAAATAATATAGAATCAATTAGAGGTATTTTAAATGGTACTTGTAATTATATGCTAACTAGAATGATAAATAATGGTGTTGATTATGATTCTATATTAAGAGAATCTCAAGAGTTAGGTTATGCAGAAGCTGATCCAACTTTTGATGTTGGTGGATTTGATGCAGCCCATAAACTTCTAATCTTAGCTTCAATTGCTTATGATGTTGATGCTAAACCTGAAGATATATTAATAGAAGGAATTCAAGATATTGATACTCCAGATATTGATTTTGCCAATGAGTTTAACTATTCTATCAAACTATTAGCTATTGCAAAAAGAGTTGGTAAACAAATAGAATTAAGAGTTCATCCTGCATTTATTCCAAAAAGTGAAATGATTGCAAAAGTTGATGGAGTAATGAATGGTATATCTGTAATTGGTGATAAAGTTGGTGAAACTATGTATTATGGACCAGGAGCTGGTGGAAATGCAACTGCAAGCGCCGTTATTGCAAATATTGTAGATATTGCAAGAAGAGGTAAAGGTGCACCAATGTTAGGATTTGAGTTTGATTATAAAGCAAACCTAACAATCATGCCAAAAGATGAAATTGAGACAAAATACTATTTAAGACTTAGAATTGAAGATAAAGTAGGTGTTTTAGCAAAAGTTACTAAAATATTAGGTGAACATGAGATTTCTATTGAAAAAATGATTCAAAAACCATACAATACAACTTGTGCCCATCTTTTACTTTCTACTCATGTTTGTATAGAGAAAAATATAAATAAAGCACTAAAAGAAATAGAAAATTCTGGTGTTGCAACTACTAAACCAGTTATGATCAGAATAGAAGATTAA
- a CDS encoding MATE family efflux transporter codes for MNKTQYLIEEPIPKLIKELAIPASTGMFFNTMYNVVDTFYAGLISTEAIAALSLSFMIYFLITGFGYGFSSAISALIGNSFGKKKNHLASIYAHKGIGFLVILGVIFSILGYFASPMLFKLLGATDAYLDICLQYINVILFGTIFFMANFALNAILVSKGDTKTYRNSLIFGFFANLILNPLFMYGFWIIPEMGIAGIAFATVLVQFINMFYMLYKVLQTKIIHFDRLEYYLPNLRVYKAFFKQGIPSSLNMLTMAFGSIILTYYVTQYGYKAVAGYGIGFRVEQLMLLPALGLSTAVLSLVSNNYGAKQFNRVKEIVMLSLKYGFMISTFGIIFLYVFGKIIVAQFDDDITVIEYGFNYLLVEVWIFYAYIILFICVSTLQAIKQPKMIFYIGIYRQLIAKAIVSYIIVSYFKLDYIYLFVGMLLMIYSAAIFAYFYTMYKLRVLCNIRV; via the coding sequence TTGAATAAGACTCAATATTTAATTGAAGAACCTATTCCAAAACTTATAAAAGAATTAGCAATACCTGCAAGTACTGGTATGTTTTTTAATACAATGTACAATGTTGTAGATACATTTTACGCAGGCTTAATTTCCACAGAAGCAATTGCTGCATTATCCCTATCATTTATGATATATTTTTTAATTACAGGTTTTGGATATGGTTTTTCATCGGCAATTAGCGCACTAATTGGTAACTCTTTTGGAAAAAAGAAAAATCACCTTGCATCAATCTATGCCCATAAAGGAATTGGTTTCTTAGTTATTCTAGGAGTTATATTCTCTATACTTGGATATTTTGCTTCTCCTATGTTATTTAAACTACTTGGAGCAACAGATGCTTATCTTGATATTTGTTTACAATATATCAATGTAATACTTTTTGGTACTATTTTTTTTATGGCCAATTTTGCACTTAATGCAATACTTGTATCAAAAGGAGATACAAAAACATATAGAAACTCTTTGATTTTTGGTTTTTTTGCAAACTTAATATTAAATCCTTTGTTTATGTATGGTTTTTGGATTATTCCAGAAATGGGAATAGCAGGTATTGCCTTCGCAACTGTTTTAGTTCAATTTATAAACATGTTTTATATGCTTTATAAAGTGCTACAAACAAAGATAATCCACTTTGATAGGTTAGAGTACTATTTACCTAATTTAAGAGTTTATAAGGCTTTCTTTAAGCAAGGAATACCTTCTAGTTTAAATATGCTAACTATGGCTTTTGGTTCTATTATTCTAACTTACTATGTAACACAATATGGGTATAAAGCAGTTGCAGGATATGGAATTGGATTTAGAGTTGAACAACTTATGTTACTACCAGCACTTGGACTTAGTACTGCTGTTCTTTCACTTGTATCAAATAATTATGGAGCAAAACAATTTAATAGAGTAAAAGAGATTGTTATGTTGTCATTAAAATATGGCTTTATGATATCAACATTTGGAATTATATTTTTATATGTTTTTGGGAAAATTATAGTTGCTCAATTTGATGATGATATAACAGTTATCGAATATGGCTTTAATTACTTACTTGTTGAAGTATGGATATTTTATGCTTATATTATTTTATTTATTTGTGTATCAACTCTTCAAGCTATAAAACAACCTAAGATGATATTTTATATAGGAATATATAGACAACTTATAGCTAAAGCAATAGTTTCATATATCATTGTAAGCTATTTTAAACTTGATTATATTTATTTGTTTGTGGGTATGTTACTTATGATTTATAGTGCAGCTATATTTGCTTATTTTTATACTATGTATAAGTTAAGAGTATTATGTAATATAAGAGTGTAG
- a CDS encoding efflux RND transporter permease subunit, which translates to MVEYIINKSVQNKFLVLFSVLILTVASIWAVKNSSLDALPDLSPPQVIVQVKWAGQSPKTIEEQVSYPLISNLMSLPNIDTVRAMSSFQNALIYIIFKDGTDIYDSRNRILEQLSQLQGTFPDGVNVAIGPDATGVGWAYEYALKSKTKSLDELKTLQDYYYKYALLGVDGVSEIASVGGFIKNYEITLNQDKLVQYNLSINDVKKAITANNDEKGGRIILENGYEHMIQARGYLKSVVDIENITVKTFGSTPLKIKDIADVNITSSNRRGMADLNGEGETVGGIVVVRFGENPYKVIKAVKEKLKTLHVDDVEVVETYDRSSLIDKAIDTLKHTLLEESIIVIVVTALFLFHFRSALIIIITLPITVLFTFLCMKFFSMGSNIMSLGGIAIAIGAMVDATIVMVENAHKYLQGKENISNEERIKIIIKSAKQVGRPIFFALLLVVVSFLPIFALTGQEGRLFSPLAFTKSFAMISGAVLSITLVPILMIFFIRGKIMDEKRNYLNKFFIALYSPLLKLSLRFRYVVVALFIGTLILAYPVYKKQNWEFMPMMNEQTFMYMPVTPYGIGIDLAKELTQKTDKILKSFPEVQTVFGKAGRADSATDPAPLAMIETIVQFKPQDQWREGMTYKKLMQEMDDKLRVTGLVNSWTYPIRGRIDMLLTGIRTPLGIKLYGNDHQKLESVALKIEQKLKKFDKTLSVSSDKINSGYYLNIDLDEEMLSRYGITKNDILSTVSLGVAGAKISTYLDALERYPISLRYETTQREDITSLKSLQVKTKLGFQPLRMFAELKYEEGPSVIKSEKGLNVNFIYITPKNDVSVKEYKDKAQALLKEIKLPTGFYYEWAGQSEYLESAMKKLSYIIPLTFVIIFILIFFALRNITYTVIIFFTLPFALTGGIFYLDYLDFNISIAVIVGFLALLGVAAETSIVMLVYLHEAMLELKDKCISLDDDKHIFHAIYKGAVLRLRPKLMTLFAILGGLVPIMYIDGVGSEVMQRIAAPMIGGMISSAFLTLIIIPSVFFILALKKRDKILEQELSH; encoded by the coding sequence ATGGTTGAATATATAATAAACAAAAGTGTACAAAATAAATTTTTAGTTCTTTTTTCTGTACTGATTTTAACAGTTGCTTCTATTTGGGCAGTAAAAAATAGTTCTTTAGATGCCTTACCTGACCTCTCACCTCCACAGGTAATTGTACAAGTAAAATGGGCAGGACAAAGTCCAAAGACTATAGAAGAGCAAGTCTCTTATCCTCTTATTTCAAATTTGATGAGTCTACCAAATATTGATACAGTAAGAGCTATGAGTTCATTTCAAAATGCTCTTATTTATATAATATTTAAAGATGGAACTGATATTTATGATTCTAGAAATAGAATATTAGAACAGTTGTCTCAACTTCAAGGTACTTTTCCTGATGGTGTTAATGTGGCAATTGGTCCTGATGCTACAGGTGTTGGTTGGGCTTATGAATATGCTTTAAAATCAAAAACCAAGTCATTGGATGAATTAAAAACATTGCAAGATTATTACTATAAGTATGCTCTTTTAGGAGTAGATGGAGTATCTGAAATAGCTTCAGTTGGTGGTTTTATTAAAAATTATGAAATAACACTAAATCAAGATAAATTAGTGCAATATAATTTAAGTATAAATGATGTAAAAAAAGCAATAACAGCAAATAATGATGAAAAAGGTGGTCGAATCATTTTAGAAAATGGTTATGAACACATGATTCAAGCAAGGGGTTATTTAAAAAGTGTAGTTGATATAGAAAATATTACAGTAAAAACTTTTGGCTCAACTCCTTTAAAAATAAAAGATATAGCAGATGTAAATATTACTTCATCAAATAGACGAGGAATGGCTGATTTAAATGGAGAAGGTGAAACTGTTGGTGGAATCGTAGTTGTAAGATTTGGAGAAAATCCATACAAGGTTATAAAAGCAGTAAAAGAGAAGTTAAAAACACTTCATGTGGATGATGTTGAAGTAGTTGAGACTTATGATAGAAGTTCATTAATAGATAAAGCTATAGATACATTAAAACACACCTTACTAGAAGAATCAATTATTGTCATAGTGGTTACTGCTTTATTTTTATTTCATTTTAGAAGCGCCTTGATTATAATCATAACATTGCCAATAACTGTGCTATTTACTTTTCTTTGTATGAAGTTTTTTTCAATGGGTTCAAATATTATGAGTCTAGGTGGAATAGCCATTGCAATTGGTGCGATGGTTGATGCAACTATTGTGATGGTAGAAAATGCCCATAAATATCTACAAGGCAAAGAAAACATAAGTAATGAAGAGCGAATAAAAATCATAATAAAATCAGCAAAACAAGTAGGGCGACCAATCTTTTTTGCCTTGCTTTTAGTTGTTGTTTCATTTTTACCAATCTTTGCTTTAACAGGACAAGAGGGAAGATTATTCTCTCCTTTAGCTTTTACTAAATCCTTTGCAATGATTTCAGGTGCCGTTTTATCTATTACACTGGTACCCATTCTTATGATATTTTTCATTCGTGGAAAAATCATGGATGAAAAGAGAAATTACTTAAATAAGTTTTTTATAGCTCTATATTCTCCCTTGTTAAAACTTTCACTTAGATTTAGATATGTGGTAGTTGCCTTATTTATAGGAACTTTGATTTTGGCATACCCCGTTTATAAAAAACAAAATTGGGAATTTATGCCAATGATGAATGAACAAACTTTTATGTACATGCCTGTAACTCCTTATGGTATTGGTATTGATTTAGCAAAAGAGCTTACACAAAAGACAGACAAGATTTTAAAATCATTTCCAGAAGTACAAACAGTATTTGGAAAAGCTGGGCGAGCAGATAGTGCGACAGACCCAGCACCCTTAGCCATGATAGAAACAATAGTACAATTTAAACCCCAAGACCAATGGCGAGAGGGAATGACTTATAAAAAGTTAATGCAAGAAATGGATGATAAATTAAGAGTTACAGGATTAGTTAATTCATGGACATATCCAATTAGAGGAAGAATTGATATGCTTTTAACAGGGATTAGAACTCCTTTAGGAATAAAATTATATGGAAATGATCATCAAAAGTTAGAATCTGTAGCTTTAAAAATAGAGCAAAAGCTTAAAAAATTTGATAAAACACTATCTGTATCATCTGATAAAATAAATTCAGGATACTATTTAAATATAGATTTAGATGAAGAGATGTTATCTCGATATGGAATTACAAAAAATGATATTTTATCAACTGTATCTTTAGGTGTTGCAGGAGCTAAAATATCTACATATCTTGATGCCTTAGAGAGATATCCTATTAGTTTGAGATATGAAACAACACAAAGAGAAGACATCACTTCCTTGAAAAGTCTTCAAGTGAAGACAAAATTAGGTTTCCAACCCCTAAGAATGTTTGCAGAACTTAAATATGAAGAGGGACCATCTGTAATAAAGTCTGAAAAGGGATTAAATGTAAACTTTATATATATAACTCCTAAAAATGATGTATCAGTTAAAGAGTATAAAGATAAAGCTCAAGCATTACTAAAAGAGATAAAACTACCAACTGGTTTTTATTATGAGTGGGCAGGACAAAGTGAGTATTTGGAATCAGCAATGAAAAAGTTAAGTTATATTATACCTTTGACTTTTGTGATTATATTTATACTTATCTTTTTTGCACTAAGAAATATCACATATACAGTGATAATCTTTTTTACACTTCCTTTTGCTTTAACTGGTGGGATATTTTATTTGGATTATTTAGATTTTAATATCTCTATTGCTGTAATTGTTGGATTTTTGGCCTTGCTTGGTGTAGCTGCAGAGACTTCAATTGTGATGCTTGTATATTTACATGAAGCAATGCTTGAGTTAAAAGATAAGTGCATTTCTTTAGATGATGATAAACATATTTTTCATGCTATTTATAAGGGAGCTGTTTTAAGGCTTCGTCCAAAGCTTATGACCTTATTTGCTATTTTAGGAGGCTTGGTTCCTATTATGTACATTGATGGAGTAGGAAGTGAAGTTATGCAAAGAATTGCAGCACCTATGATAGGAGGAATGATAAGTTCAGCCTTTCTTACACTTATCATTATTCCATCTGTATTTTTTATATTAGCATTAAAAAAAAGAGATAAAATATTAGAACAAGAGTTGTCACATTAA
- a CDS encoding efflux RND transporter periplasmic adaptor subunit, whose translation MKNIFKLLLLLLYLSSLDAKILDANQLFNKKIVKVKDESVYETKSFYGETLFAEESIKDIVLRFDGYITKLDANKNLMEVKKADKLFSLYSDKIQSIKKEIEVTRSINKAMYKSSLEKLDSLDVNLSQLKSKDISFYAPFDGIILNKKINEGSYVKTGSLIMQIANINKLWFISKVYQSDLAFLTNNMDAKIKIDGRDMIFKTKVDYIYPYANKQSKTIDVRFVIENKDKTLFPNMFGKAIIKTSSKKVLTLPKTAVLRKGAKYYVFKYISKDEFEPVLIDAKQISSGKYEIEDGLKVGDEVIDNALFLLDSDAVTNNLYEDEDNDW comes from the coding sequence ATGAAAAATATATTTAAATTACTTTTATTATTGTTATACCTAAGTTCACTAGATGCGAAGATTTTAGATGCAAATCAACTATTCAATAAAAAGATTGTTAAAGTAAAAGATGAGAGTGTTTATGAGACAAAAAGCTTTTATGGTGAGACTTTATTTGCAGAAGAGAGTATAAAAGACATAGTTCTTAGATTTGATGGTTATATCACAAAGCTAGATGCAAATAAAAATCTTATGGAAGTGAAAAAAGCAGATAAACTTTTTTCTTTGTACTCAGATAAAATCCAAAGCATAAAAAAAGAGATAGAAGTCACAAGATCTATAAATAAAGCTATGTACAAAAGTTCCCTTGAAAAGCTTGATTCTTTAGATGTCAACCTTTCTCAATTAAAAAGTAAAGATATATCTTTTTATGCTCCTTTTGATGGAATAATCTTAAATAAGAAAATAAATGAAGGCTCTTATGTCAAAACAGGCTCACTTATTATGCAAATAGCAAATATAAATAAGCTTTGGTTTATCTCAAAAGTTTATCAAAGTGATTTGGCATTTTTAACTAATAATATGGATGCTAAAATCAAAATTGATGGAAGAGATATGATCTTTAAAACTAAAGTTGACTATATCTATCCTTATGCAAATAAACAGAGTAAAACTATAGATGTACGATTTGTAATAGAAAACAAAGATAAAACACTTTTCCCTAATATGTTTGGTAAAGCTATAATAAAAACAAGTTCTAAAAAGGTATTAACACTGCCTAAAACAGCAGTTTTAAGAAAAGGTGCAAAATATTATGTATTTAAATACATATCAAAAGATGAATTTGAACCAGTATTAATAGACGCAAAACAGATAAGTTCTGGAAAATATGAGATAGAAGATGGTCTAAAAGTTGGTGATGAGGTAATAGATAATGCCTTATTTTTACTAGATTCAGATGCTGTGACAAATAATTTGTATGAAGATGAAGACAATGATTGGTAA
- a CDS encoding TolC family protein, translated as MLRNSFILTCLIITSSFSTSLENIINSAIVNNKNLQAIEKSIQIANEQIKLSNKWDNPILTIGANDLQFDTSRRDLEPMQAQYIGFSQNIPINGKIKLQEEIALKDKAISNLNYEDAKLKLKSKLIEYLYSIKILENKYLLLNQYQKNIKSLEDLTTSLYESNKSNQSMIINLKTDYLKIEIQKENLQNIIKNNYLKLEEITYEKITSIDVSLDVKELIFSKDISTHPIIKILEQNNEKFNKQAQLEDAKKLSDIKVSAVYFQRDDKYKDYANISLSIPLAFYGKENIKILQAKIKSREFKDKLDDTKKRFEIKIASLQNDLDSSIKKYKLLKDLIIPLQEENQKTIEKYNSLELIKSDEILKNLNKIIQNKIAQYDEVKNYFDAYSQAYYYNQGKIR; from the coding sequence ATGTTAAGAAATAGTTTTATTCTAACTTGTTTGATAATTACAAGCTCATTTTCTACAAGCTTAGAAAATATAATAAATAGTGCAATAGTAAATAATAAAAACCTACAAGCTATTGAAAAATCTATACAAATAGCAAATGAGCAAATTAAGCTATCAAATAAGTGGGATAATCCTATTTTGACCATTGGTGCCAACGACTTGCAGTTTGACACTTCTCGAAGAGATCTGGAGCCAATGCAAGCACAATATATAGGTTTCTCACAGAATATACCTATAAATGGGAAAATCAAACTACAAGAAGAGATAGCCCTGAAAGATAAAGCTATCTCAAATCTAAATTACGAAGATGCAAAACTAAAATTAAAATCAAAACTTATAGAGTATTTATATAGTATAAAAATCTTAGAAAACAAATATTTACTACTTAATCAATATCAAAAAAATATAAAAAGCCTAGAAGATCTGACAACTTCTTTATATGAAAGCAATAAATCAAATCAAAGTATGATTATAAATCTAAAAACAGATTATTTAAAAATAGAAATACAAAAAGAAAATTTGCAAAATATTATCAAAAACAATTACTTAAAACTAGAAGAAATAACATACGAAAAAATCACAAGTATAGATGTTTCTTTAGATGTAAAAGAGTTAATTTTCTCAAAAGATATCTCTACCCACCCAATAATAAAGATACTAGAACAAAATAATGAAAAATTTAATAAACAAGCACAACTAGAAGATGCAAAAAAATTATCAGATATAAAAGTAAGCGCTGTATATTTTCAAAGGGATGACAAGTATAAGGATTATGCAAATATATCACTTAGTATTCCCCTTGCTTTTTATGGAAAAGAGAATATAAAGATATTACAAGCAAAGATTAAATCAAGAGAATTTAAAGATAAACTTGATGATACTAAAAAGAGATTTGAGATAAAAATTGCTTCTTTGCAAAATGACTTAGATAGCTCAATCAAGAAATATAAACTTTTAAAAGATCTAATTATACCTTTACAAGAAGAAAATCAAAAAACAATAGAAAAATACAATAGTCTAGAACTTATAAAATCAGATGAAATACTAAAAAATCTAAACAAAATCATACAAAACAAAATTGCTCAATATGACGAGGTAAAAAACTACTTTGATGCTTATTCGCAAGCTTATTATTATAATCAAGGAAAAATTAGATGA
- a CDS encoding FixH family protein — protein MKNIFKLFAGLLIAFNLVHADPLLQEGSKDGYDVKLSSEKSLVMGSNEIIIELAKDGANLSDTKVKIKFFMPEMPGMPYMESEVKGKIVDGKFKASVNFAMGGTWQYQLKFKTEDGKVHTVRGSVNI, from the coding sequence ATGAAAAATATCTTTAAATTATTCGCTGGTTTGCTAATAGCATTTAACTTAGTTCATGCAGATCCACTACTTCAAGAAGGAAGTAAAGATGGGTATGATGTAAAACTAAGTAGTGAAAAATCACTAGTAATGGGAAGCAATGAAATCATTATAGAGTTAGCAAAAGATGGTGCAAATCTTTCAGATACAAAAGTAAAAATAAAGTTCTTTATGCCAGAGATGCCTGGAATGCCATATATGGAGAGTGAAGTAAAAGGAAAAATTGTTGATGGTAAATTTAAAGCAAGTGTAAATTTTGCTATGGGTGGAACTTGGCAGTACCAACTAAAATTTAAAACAGAAGATGGGAAAGTTCATACTGTAAGAGGGAGTGTAAACATCTAA